The following DNA comes from Lemur catta isolate mLemCat1 chromosome 19, mLemCat1.pri, whole genome shotgun sequence.
ACAGCAGCTTTGCTGATGGGTCACTATAATTTTTCAGGgcaaattactaaataaaaataaaaataaaaataaaacacctattTTACCAACAAATTAAACCAAATATATTTAGCCATAAAGAGAAGCAGCTATCTGCCTTGGTCTTCAAGAAAATACTGAGGACACCACAGTCTATGTTAAACTGAACACGACATGCTGGAAATGTTCCAAAATGCCTCTCAAGATGATGGTGGACAACTGAGAGTGTCCAAAAACCACAGTGACAGCCACCGAGTTAAGAGTTTTCTGGACGTGCCTTTAATGAGGAGAAGAGGGAGCCGCAGCAAGAACCTGCTTTGCCGTGCGCCAGGCGGCTCCGGAACCGAGGGCACAGAAAAGAAACTAGTGTCAGCCAAAACTCCAGTCCCACCAGGTGTCTCCGAAGGGGGAAGAACTGACTTCTCTGTGGAATGTCCTGGACCCAAGGCACAGAGGAAAACATTTAAGGTCCCCAAAGACACGCGCTGCCTCACAAGAAAAGCTGAAAATGACCCCATCCTTCGGAAGCCAGTGACGAGTGTTAAAGCCAAGCCCACCCACAGCCTGCTCCCTGCTGCCCACACGCGAGTCGGCTTCCCGGCTGGGCACCCCTAGCGGAGGGCCGGCCCCCTGTGTGGCGCGGTGGGCAGCCACGCCAAGGAGTCAGCTTGTGCTGTGCCTCTCACTTCTCTCAGACACATGCCACATGTCACACAAAAGCCCCAAGACTCACAGCAACAAAGAGATGGGTCCCACAAGAAGCCAAGACCCGGACAACTTTCTCctggtggggagtgggggccCAGGAGCAACCGAATTCCGCCTGGACTGCCGCCCTGGCTTTGGGCATGGCCCCCACGTGGCAGGTGGCTGCCGGCGACAGTGCTCAGACACGCACTGCTTGGGGACTCTGCAGCCTGCACTGAAGGTGGGGGTCAGGGGAAGGATGGTGGCAGGTCTCCGTGCTTAGCTCGGTCCTGTCTGTCCCCAGCCAAGTGGCGGAGTTCTAGGTCCTGTCTCTCCAGCACATTTCAGAGGTGAAGTATTCACCTCTCACGTTACGCTAACCAGCCCTGCCATGCGGGACTGTATCGGTGACTAACGGAACCGCCGTGGCTGGCTCCACCCCATGGTGCCCACGACATGCAAGGACCTAACAAGcgaaatacaagataaaataaatagatggaaaCACAGCCCGGGAAAAGCGAGAGCTCTTctgacaaagaaaagcaaaaccagcCCCAGCTCCAGAATGAACCAGAAAAAGCCCATGTGCCCAGCCCTCCGCACAGCCGGTCCGACCGGTTCTAACCACAGGGCTCCCACAAGACCCCAGCGCAGCTCAGGTGCCTGGAAGCCCAGATTCTGCCCCAGAAAAAAGTCCCAAAGCCCTGCCCAAGTCCTGCTCCCCCAGGTTCCTTTTGGGAGGGTCCACAGCTTTCTGAGAAGGGCCTTCCAGATGGTGCCTGGCTGCGGCGCTGCCAAACTCCACAGCTTAAGTAAATGTTGCCATCGCCCCGTCCTGCCAGGAAAAGGCTAGGGGGACCCATGGCTGCTCTCGGCTGCAGCTACGCTCACTTCCCGGGGAGATCAGAGAGTCCCCTACCACCTGCCCGCCCACCCTCTGCCCTGCACCCCTCTTGGAGAGCCCGTTTCCCCGGCTTTGCCAGCCTCGCTGAGctcccctcctctttcttccaCATGCCAGCCCAGCACGGGGAGGAGAGATGGGCTGCCGGATGTCGCCGGAGGagagggaggcaaaggcaggtGAGGAACCCGGAAGGGCAGCGAGCAGGCCCAGGGGTCACAGATGGCAGAGGTTCCAGCCCAATCATCACGAATTTGGGAAGTCTGCACAAATGCAATCTCCTGATCTCTGCAGGTGTTTCCCTGCCACTGCTACCAACGCTCCGGAACAGCTCCGCAGCTAAAGGGGTTAACGACTCGCTCCTCTCACCTCACAGGCACAAAATGCGGCCACATGCGCCATTCTTTCCCACTGATTCCCTCCGCGTGCCACCTCTAGGTTCCCCAGGTATCCCGCAGTCTCCTCCCGAATCCAGTGCAATCTCGAGGGCCAGTGTAACAGGGGCTTGTGGATGCTCACCCCCGTCCCCACTGCTCTGAGACATCAGGGCCACCTGCCAGAACCTTCTCTCAAAGGAGGGGCAGGCCCAAGAATGTGGCTCAGGTGTGGAGCAAGGAAACctttcttgccttccttcctGGTGGTGCACTCACCATGAGCAGCACATAAATCGTAAGACCAAGAAAGGGATTCAAACGGTAAACAATGGGGCAGAGAAGGGATTGCAGGGGGCAGGAGGACCCCAATCTGCCCTTGGTACAGAGGCTGCCCCAACTCTGCAGAAGTGGCCCCACGGGGCTACCACCACCCCGGGGGGCACAATCTCCCCGTTACCTGAGGCACAGTAGGCAAGAGAGCGGGTGGAATTCAGCCCTGGGAGCTCCCAGCACCTGCTTTTGGCCAAACTGTCAAGCCGAGGACACACGTGGCTGTTTGCAAAGCCAACTGCTAATTCGGCCCCACACAGCCAAGTGGTGGCCAAGACCTGAGCCCGGAGCCTCCCACTCTGGGTAATGGAAACCACGCAGCTATTGGCTCACGCTCCACTTTGAACACTGACTGCTTAATTCTTGGCTTCATCGTAACCTGTCCTTGGCtaatctgttttccttcttaccattaaatttagatttaaatgagCATTTACATTCCTCAAGTTAAGATGTGCAGGGAAGTAAAGTACCTGGAGCTTCTCAGGGGCTCGGTGGGCAGGAACGCCGGAAACACACGTGGACAGAAAGAGGGGACGCCCTGGCGACACTGTGCCCACCCTGCAGATGGGCAAAGTGAGGCTGTCAGGTAAACAAAGGCAGGGCTTGAACGACCCTGTGGCCTGGAATCTGTTCCCTCACACATAAAACAGTGTCCCGGGAACCCCTGGAACACAGAGGGGCTCTGCTCCTGGGGTTTGTGTCATACGTCTCTTCTGTCACACTCCCAATGTGAACACCTTCAGAGCCAGTGCAGTTCCTCTCTCTGAAATGCTaagtgacagcagcagcagcagcagcccaagGAAGGGGGATTTACAGCTCCAGGAGAAGGGGGTAAGAGAGATGGCCAAAGCCCCAGGGCGCTACCAAACATTCCGCAATAACCGCTTCTAAACCTGAGACAATAAAAGTTCACGGAGTGAATGGGAAGTTTATAAAAAGGAGCTGCTGGTAGCACTGGCTCCTGGGGAAGGACTGCAAACCGCCAGCATCTGAGAGCTACAGGAACACCGGCGGCCGCAGGGGGCCGTCCCCCGTGGCCAGACCGCCCCGGGACCCGCGGGAAGGTGAGAGACCAGAGGGAGGACACTCaggcccctgccccggccccatCGGACATTCCCCAGGAGTCAGCCCGGGCCTGGGCCAACGCCCCCGTCCAGGCGGGCGGCCCCCTCGCTCCCAGCCCGGAGGAAGGGCCTTGGCCGGCGGCCGGCTGGGCACAGCTTCGGCACACACGAGCCGAGCCTCCGTAAATCTCCACAAACACGGCGGCCGCCCGCACGCGCCTCCGCGGCGGGGACGGAAGGGCTGCATATGGCGCTCGGCTGTGACAGCTGAGCTTTAAAAAAAGTGCAGCTTTTCATCTCACTGAACCAGCTCCCAAATTAGGAGGCAGGGAGGCAAGTGGGGGCAGAAGACAGGGGAGccggggtgggcagggggagccTTCAACATCAAATTTGATTTTGCAAGGAATTGCAGGCGATTATCTGCTCATGAGGTCCCTCTGGAAAATGAAATAACGTTCTCTATTTGTCATCCCCAAGTTGACTGATTTCAAGTTACCAACACCACCTAAAAAAATGATgggctttctttctttattttttttaatgaaaaggaaagaagagtctATCCATCAGGGAATCACTGACATGCTTTAGACTgggttaaaaatttttaagtgaatttataaatggaattattcttTTTCAGAGTGCTTCTCAGCAAAGAGATTAGTTGCCACAATgcccggggtggggggtgtcCCCTGGTCCTTTTAATTCCCTGCCTAGAGGTGGAAGGTGGCTGGAAAGGAACAGGAGGAAGGAGCTTGAGACGGCAGTTTTTCTGGAATTGCCTGGAaacttttactttctgtttcctctgctgaTAATGCTGTCTCGGGCTCTGCAGccagctcccctctcccctcccagccccctgtTGCTGCAGCCTCCCCTAGCTCCAGTATAAAGTTTGGCTTTTGCAGCAGGAAGCAGCTGGGCCAGGCAACCAGCGAATGATAATGACCTCAGAAATCTGCTGTGCGCTAGGCAACAATAGGGTGCTCAGTCTACTGGAAAATTGTGTTCATCAGCTAACTCTGCTCAGTTACTAATtgacattgccaaatattttaagaacaattGGAAtgcacaagcaaaaaaaaaaatgaagatcttAATCCTcagacttaaatttttttttcttttttttgccccCCTTCTTTTGGGTGCCGGGATTTGTTTGTGTGGAGCAGGCAGTGGTTATCGTGaatgagggcagggagagggagccaCATGAGTAAAAGgggtggaaaagaaagaaaatctatcaTATCACCATACACCCGATGTCAATGCCAGGGTTCCCCGGATAAAGGGCTTTGAAGCTGTGGTCAATGGGCCCACAGAGCACAGCGTCCCAGCATCTCAGGAATgcagcacagacaacaaaagaagACCCCGAAAGGCTCTCAGCCCAGCTGATCAAATAACCTTTGTCAATCTCAAAATATTATAGCAGAAGTAGTGGGGGTTAACAATATTTTCAtctccccatctctccctgcCTTTCCATTGATCACGGAACTTCGCCGACTTTATTTAATGAACAGAGGGTCAGTGCACTCAATTACCCCCTTCCCACCAACAACACTTCAATTATCCCTACTCCAAAATGATGGGGAATTCGGAAGGTAACTGCCCTGTTGGATATAATGAACAGTATCGTTTCTTAGTACATTAAGTTTTAATTATTCTGAGTGTGGTTTCCAAAGCAAAATCCGAAGAAACAGAACTTTGGTCGTTTCCTGACTCAGAGTGAGGCTGGGATCCGAGCACAGTCTTAGAGAGGGGGTTTCAGAGAAAGATGCAAAGATTAATGCCATCGGAGTGTTTGCACGCAAGCCAGAGAGGAGGAAGCATCAAAACAGCCACCCTGCTTTCTAAATGTcataaaagagtaaaatttatGAGCTGCTGCTTCCAAGTAGTTTCCCTTTGCACCGCACACGGAGAGGCATAGATGACACGGACCGTGGTGTGAGATTATGCGGAAGTCAAATAaacaacaacacaacaaaaataaaacaaaggggaAAGATAGGGAAGTGATCTGTCTGACTAGTTTTGTCCATTTCTGTTAGAAAATATGACCTCTCAATTTGTCAAAGGTCCTGGTTTTCGCAGTTGATCTTAAGCTCGGTTCTCAGCAGTTTGGAGAGCCAAAGAACAAACACATTTTCTGGTTCACTGGAATCATTTTCACATGTTCACTGATTCAAACATTCTTTTGCTCACATAACAAACAGCTGCATCCCACATTAGCCTAGCCAGTGACAGTCGCCCATCTCGGCAATAACTGTTTGATTGCAAACTTGACCCCTTCTTCGTCTCGGTCTGAGCAAGACATTTTTAAACAGCCACTCCGGTCCCAATCCTCCTTTGCAAAGAATTACATCAGATAACAAAGGACGTCTCTGCCACTCATTGTAAGCCTTCTTCTAGAGATCTGTTCTAAGAGCCTCTGTAAAAAGGTTTTTTATGATGAATTCAGAACTACTATCATGTTAAGAGCAGCGATTTATAAAGAAGAATTCATTGGTTAAGATCTGAAAAAATAGTTTCTCAGGCCCTACTGacccagttttcaacaaaaaaagaatcaagtgATGCAAATTAAGTTTTGCGACATTGTTATGCCGTCTGAGAAATTTGCAAAACCGTGTTTTGCAGTTATTTCTTAATAGAAGCCTTAATAagtacttctttctttctttacttaagggcttaaagatttttttctttctttttttttttttttgctcgtCTTCACCTTGCAGGTTTCTCTTTAACAGGTAATAATAAAATACCCATTGTgtcaagatttttatttaaatgcttattttaatcACACTTTATACAAGTCTTACTTGTCAGAAATAAGAGGGAACACTCACCAGATTTGGTGAAGAGCCCTGAATCCCACGGAACCTGAGAGCCCCAGACACGCCACCGATTGGGGCTGCATTTGGGTGTGTCATCAATTTTCCCACTTAGTCAGGAAATTATGAAAGGGTCTCATTTgaatatgaagaaaacaaagaagtcaACCAGAAATGAAAGAATCCGTGTTCACAATTGTAAAAATCCTTCAATAAGGGGAATAAAAGTGAGACGCTAACTGCAACTCAAGTATAATTCACTTCTGAGTCATAAGCAGGGTTGGTTCTTTTACGCAAAATGGGTTTTTTTCAACCGAGTATTTGGAGATAGGCAAGCGACAGAGATAGGAATAGCACGAGGCTATCACTCTGCCAGAAGGTGAGAAAAACATGGTCAACACGTCATTAATGAAGCCCAACATTTTGCGTCGGAATGTTCTGCAGGGACCCTTCCGTCCCAGCAGGTCCGAGAGAGGGACGGACATCTGTCAGTGTTAACTCCACGTCACTCCAAAATCTTAGGGGAGCCGGTCTGCTGTCTGCATTCTGCCCCCGAAAGTTCCCCAACCCCAAAGCAGTGAGACTCCACTCCCCAGAAGAGGAGACCCCCTTCCTAGGAGGCTGGAAACAGCCCCTTGTGACATGGGGACACTTGGCATTTTGCTGCCTCGTGGAGTTGACATCCATCTCTACACGGGTGCCACCATCAGCCAGGGCAATGTGGAAACCCTTCCCTCGTGTCTTAGCGTGTTCTGTGCAGCCGTTGCTCCGTGTAGCGTGACCTCACGCCACCATGGGGTCCATGTCACTGGTGAGACTCTTCCAAAGCGTCTCAACAGTAACCAGCTGCAGACAAGTCTGCGGTCCAGCAGTAGACAGCGTGTTTCATGGGTATTTAAGCAGCAGCATTAAGTGTTATCGGAATCCCTGGAATGCGCAGATCAGATTTATGTGTCTTAACCATTCTTTACCGGTTTGCAATAAGCCGGCAGACTCACACTTTATTTTAACACTAATTTTGCCCTAGAAGAGGAGTATGCTGAAGCATGACAAGGACAAGAAAACCAAACTGGCGTCTACTTAATAACTGCAGCAGTGAATGGCCTCCAAGACTGAAATGTTTATCGAAACTGAgaagggtggggtgtgggggggggaatagaaagaagaaaaaaactttttaaaaaatgaccctCAACAGTGAGCCGCCACATCTTGAACAGTGGGCAACCCAGCGCCTCGAGGTGCCTCAAACTGTCTCTCATTTTCTAGACTTAATGGCTGATTGCAGAAATCAATGTTGCCATTAGTAACAGGGTATTTGTTATGGCATGATTTCCTCTGTTGTTAGGCTGCAGAATGATTACAGTATTAGCGAGGTGCTTTCTTTATAAAGGGCCAGAGATATAACTTTGCATTTACCTTCCATTAGGAAGGGGCTTTGGAAATACGGGTGAAGCCAACACCTTACCTGCTGTTAGGCAATGATTTTAATTTTGCCGTCTTAggctagtgttttttttttttttttttttttttttgttattgtggtgagtttttttttttttttttttttcaaactgggCCAGGAAGCTTCAGCATTTCACAGACATTTTGATGACAGATTTTTGCTTTGCTATTTTAGACCCCAAAGCTGTATCGCCCGTGTCACACAGTATGATTTAAGACATGCAGTCGCACATCTGTGTCTCAGGCCCCTGTGCTTGTTCAAACCCTCAGAGGAGAGCGGCATGGGTCTCCAGGTCAGACGGACCTGGCAGGTGAGCCACATTGTGGTTTCGGAGGGAGACAGGAGATGGGTTTGGCTTGGGGTGCTCAAATGAGAGCATTATGGGAATATACCAAGGGGGGGACAGTGGTGAGGGTCTGAATCTACACATTCGCATCCACGGATGGAGCAGAACGCCAGCTCCCGGGGTCCAGGATGAGGGGTTGGTGGATGGAGGCAGGGTGAGAACTGGGGCTGGGCAGCTGCAGAAGAGTAGGCTCTGCCGCACTGGAAAATGTGCCACCTGGCCATCCCCACCACATAGGAGGAGGCTCACCTGACTTTCTTAGTAGCCAGTGTTCAAAGGACGGGCACAGAGCTGAAATGAGGGCCCGTGTCCGGCCCACCCGTCACACCCATCAAGCCACACTGACCTCAGAGCTGCCCTGGGGCCCGCAGGTCGGACCAGGCAGCCCCCGACAGACCCCTGTGCAAgctgctcctcccccaccctcccggCCCACCTACCTGAGGAGGACGGCGAGGAGGGGTGCGGGCTGTCCTCCTGGGCACTGCCAGTCTGGGAGAGGCCTCCTCCGACCCCGCTTTCCTCAGTGACGTTGGAGGAGCCTGGTGTGGTGGAGCGGCTCACCGACTGCGACTCCTGGTCACTGCCCGAGCCGCGCCGCTCCTCCAGGCCGGCGTGCAGCCCCTCCTCATCGCCCTTGCGGTCCCGCTTGTGCACGCGGGAGTGCACGACCACCTGGTGATAGGTGCGGAACACCCGGCCGCAGTCGGGGCACTCGGTGGGCTTCTCCTTCATGTTCCCGGGACCCTGCAGGTTGTATTCGAGCGTCTGGTTCAGCCCATGCGACAAAAAATCCCGACTGCCTTCCAAAGGGTCGAGCTTATTTGTCGGGTCTCTCTGATTGCCCACTTTGGTGCCGTGAACCAAATCTGCCGGCATCTTCTGCTTGGAGCCATCTGCCCCCACCAACACGTACTCCCGCTTTTCCTTGTCGAACATAACTCCAGCGCTGGCCAAAGCGTCTTCGTGGCTGCGCTGCAGCTGGTGCTCTTTCGACAGGAAGCCGTGGTCCATGGCCATGCCCCTGGCCATGAGCTGCCAGGCCTGGTAGCTGCTCACCGGGTCCATCTCGGCAGCTTTGGCAGCCGCCTGCAACCGCTCAATGCAGCTGGACTTCAGCGGCGGCACGAGGTTGAGGCAGCCCAGCAGGGAGTGCTTGTCCCCCTCAGGGACACCATGGGCCATGCTGGAGATGGGCGACAGCAGCTTCCCCAGCGCCTCCTTCTCCTTCAGGGGCAGCTCCCCCTTGCCGTAGAGCTGGCCGGGCTCGCTCAGGCTCGCTTTGTCGGGCGCCACGAAGCCACTCTGCAGGCAGGAGAGGTACCTGGAGTACAGGTTGGCATGGGCCTCCTGGGACATGCCACCCATGGGCACAGGCACCTCAGGGTCGCTGGGGGACTTGTTCTTCACCGACAGCTTGTTAAGGTGCACCTTCATGTGGTTCTtgaggaaccagggctccttgaagCGCCGGCCGCAGATCTGGCAGCAGTGCTCGAAGGAGTCCTTGTGCTTGCGCATGTGGCCCTTGAGGAACCAGGCCTGGCTAAACACCTGGCCGCACACCTCGCATCGGAACTCGTTGGCCGCCTGCTCCCCGCCACCGCtggggccctggccctgggccgACTCGGCGGTGATGTGCGCCTTCTCCACGTGGCTGATGAGCTCCTCCTCCTGCGAGGCCGCGAAGTCGCACAGCGTGCACTTGTAGGGCTTGTGCAGGATGCGGATGTGACGGTCCAGCTCCTCCCGCTTCTTGAACTTGCCCTTGCAGAAGGTACAGCGGAAGCCCGCGGCGGGAGCCGTCGCGTCCTCCTGTGCGCCCGCCGGCTTGGGCGAGGGCGCGGCGGTGGCCACGTCGGGCGCGCCGTGGCTGGCGGGCGGGGCCGGGTGGCAGGTGGCCGGCGGGGCCTGCGGGGCGTGCGGCAGGGGCTTGAGGTCCCGCGGCTGCAGCAGGCTGCCCTTCATCTGCCTGTCCCGCAGGATGGCCCGCTCCTCCAGCTCGTGCAGCAGGCGGTTCTCCTCGCGCACCCGCCCGCGCCCCTTACCCAGGTTGCCCAGCTTGTGGGTCCGCAGGTGGATCTTGAGGTTTCCCTTCTGCGCGGCCCGGTGGTCGCAGTAGGGGCACTTGAagggcttctcgcccgtgtgCGTGCGCATGTGCAGGGAAAGGATGCTGTTGAAGCGGAAGCGCTTGCCGCACAGCGGGCAGGGGTACTTGCGGTTTTTGCGGGCGTCGTCCTCGATGTCAGTCATCTGGGACATGATGCCCAGGTTCTGCCCGTTGAGGAACTGCTGCAGGTCCACCCGCCCGTTGAGGCTGGTGTCCACGTCGCGGCCCAGCTGGTTGGCCAGCAGCGCCATCTGCCCGCCCAGGGGCTGGCCGCTCAGGGGCGCGAGGGCCTTCTCGTCCAGGGGCGCGGCGGGGGTCTTCTCCTCGGGGCTGGGCCGCGGGTGCAGCTCGGGGAAGGCATGGCTGAGCTGCGAGGTGATCTGGTGCAGCTTCTGACTCATGGCATACTGGCCATTGAGGACCGGGCCGCTCGGGTGGGGCTCAGCTTCGGGCGCCGCCGAGGACACTCC
Coding sequences within:
- the ZNF536 gene encoding zinc finger protein 536 isoform X1, whose protein sequence is MEEASLCLGVSSAAPEAEPHPSGPVLNGQYAMSQKLHQITSQLSHAFPELHPRPSPEEKTPAAPLDEKALAPLSGQPLGGQMALLANQLGRDVDTSLNGRVDLQQFLNGQNLGIMSQMTDIEDDARKNRKYPCPLCGKRFRFNSILSLHMRTHTGEKPFKCPYCDHRAAQKGNLKIHLRTHKLGNLGKGRGRVREENRLLHELEERAILRDRQMKGSLLQPRDLKPLPHAPQAPPATCHPAPPASHGAPDVATAAPSPKPAGAQEDATAPAAGFRCTFCKGKFKKREELDRHIRILHKPYKCTLCDFAASQEEELISHVEKAHITAESAQGQGPSGGGEQAANEFRCEVCGQVFSQAWFLKGHMRKHKDSFEHCCQICGRRFKEPWFLKNHMKVHLNKLSVKNKSPSDPEVPVPMGGMSQEAHANLYSRYLSCLQSGFVAPDKASLSEPGQLYGKGELPLKEKEALGKLLSPISSMAHGVPEGDKHSLLGCLNLVPPLKSSCIERLQAAAKAAEMDPVSSYQAWQLMARGMAMDHGFLSKEHQLQRSHEDALASAGVMFDKEKREYVLVGADGSKQKMPADLVHGTKVGNQRDPTNKLDPLEGSRDFLSHGLNQTLEYNLQGPGNMKEKPTECPDCGRVFRTYHQVVVHSRVHKRDRKGDEEGLHAGLEERRGSGSDQESQSVSRSTTPGSSNVTEESGVGGGLSQTGSAQEDSPHPSSPSSSDVGEEAGRAAGVQQPALLRDRSLGSAMKDCPYCGKTFRTSHHLKVHLRIHTGEKPYKCPHCDYAGTQSASLKYHLERHHRERQNGAGLLPGQPPHQDPKEEMPSKAPLFIRPDILRGAFKGLPGIDFRGGPTSQQWTPGALSSADRLGQATSMSSEVPSDPLKGADLPPKSTHFSEIGRAYQSIVGNGVNFQGSLQAFMDSFVVSSLRKEKDGKDRALSDAPSMKVHGAEGVEEKPGGKSSQRKSEKSQYEPLDLSVRPDAASLPGSSVTVQDSVAWHGCLFCAFTTSSMELMALHLQANHLGKAKRKDSTVGVTVNCKDHAREAGKMALLPAVPSGKEMGLSGLMGSLDSAPDKMAQGQAKETLGEQKSGTTWPGHVDPAFCNFPSDFYKQFGVYPGVVGSGASSSCPSKEPEGKAPSEDDAPILIPETTNKDATDDLSDIASSEDMDSSKGENNDEEDIETEPEMMSKPLSALSKDSDGGEGLLPAGGPQPMQGLVSPLPQASEKQWHSPGLLPAQDPSAGLPKPERGPPGLEKPLNMLSVLRAYSSEGLAAFNGLAGSSANSGCIKRPDLCGHRPFQCRYCPYSASQKGNLKTHVLCVHRMPFDNSQYPDRRFKRSRVDSEASGNFEEPTAVKPGSSADLTEEGGKVQAESN
- the ZNF536 gene encoding zinc finger protein 536 isoform X2 is translated as MEEASLCLGVSSAAPEAEPHPSGPVLNGQYAMSQKLHQITSQLSHAFPELHPRPSPEEKTPAAPLDEKALAPLSGQPLGGQMALLANQLGRDVDTSLNGRVDLQQFLNGQNLGIMSQMTDIEDDARKNRKYPCPLCGKRFRFNSILSLHMRTHTGEKPFKCPYCDHRAAQKGNLKIHLRTHKLGNLGKGRGRVREENRLLHELEERAILRDRQMKGSLLQPRDLKPLPHAPQAPPATCHPAPPASHGAPDVATAAPSPKPAGAQEDATAPAAGFRCTFCKGKFKKREELDRHIRILHKPYKCTLCDFAASQEEELISHVEKAHITAESAQGQGPSGGGEQAANEFRCEVCGQVFSQAWFLKGHMRKHKDSFEHCCQICGRRFKEPWFLKNHMKVHLNKLSVKNKSPSDPEVPVPMGGMSQEAHANLYSRYLSCLQSGFVAPDKASLSEPGQLYGKGELPLKEKEALGKLLSPISSMAHGVPEGDKHSLLGCLNLVPPLKSSCIERLQAAAKAAEMDPVSSYQAWQLMARGMAMDHGFLSKEHQLQRSHEDALASAGVMFDKEKREYVLVGADGSKQKMPADLVHGTKVGNQRDPTNKLDPLEGSRDFLSHGLNQTLEYNLQGPGNMKEKPTECPDCGRVFRTYHQVVVHSRVHKRDRKGDEEGLHAGLEERRGSGSDQESQSVSRSTTPGSSNVTEESGVGGGLSQTGSAQEDSPHPSSPSSSDVGEEAGRAAGVQQPALLRDRSLGSAMKDCPYCGKTFRTSHHLKVHLRIHTGEKPYKCPHCDYAGTQSASLKYHLERHHRERQNGAGLLPGQPPHQDPKEEMPSKAPLFIRPDILRGAFKGLPGIDFRGGPTSQQWTPGALSSADRLGQATSMSSEVPSDPLKGADLPPKSTHFSEIGRAYQSIVGNGVNFQGSLQAFMDSFVVSSLRKEKDGKDRALSDAPSMKVHGAEGVEEKPGGKSSQRKSEKSQYEPLDLSVRPDAASLPGSSVTVQDSVAWHGCLFCAFTTSSMELMALHLQANHLGKAKRKDSTVGVTVNCKDHAREAGKMALLPAVPSGKEMGLSGLMGSLDSAPDKMAQGQAKETLGEQKSGTTWPGHVDPAFCNFPSDFYKQFGVYPGVVGSGASSSCPSKEPEGKAPSEDDAPILIPETTNKDATDDLSDIASSEDMDSSKGENNDEEDIETEPEMMSKPLSALSKDSDGGEGLLPAGGPQPMQGLVSPLPQASEKQWHSPGLLPAQDPSAGLPKPERGPPGLEKPLNMLSVLRAYSSEGLAAFNGLAGSSANSGCIKRPDLCGK